One segment of Nostoc flagelliforme CCNUN1 DNA contains the following:
- a CDS encoding pentapeptide repeat-containing protein codes for MTNPSLGRRKSKITITASPKGVKIAENALVRLGFDSKINFAKSQIIAPNTVTKFFRCKPIQPDSFKRICDALKLNWQEIYEGIEEESEQLERIDCSSPDINEGEEQTQIIRCRFVICKSNKTTIKGVIELEGDINLINNDFQAVIESLLRESSGDTVKIEDIKEGSIKIFIKGSQEDIERLVSLINSGEITTINGLPVKDIQVLSESSDDDKSTESDNKWHASIKDYEENFISLINSGELTTSSGFPDEDIQVLSDDKWRLVQEIVSEPREERRLINTDLSDADLSGACLRYAYLRNVNLSDADLSGADLSGAYLSHVNLSNADLSDADLSGGYVDFVDFSGAEVKYVNLNNMKKFCILTSEIADKLMLVSEILDRPSRDQSLSGVDLSYTKLSDANLSGVDLRDADLSGTDLRRAYLCGADLSGADLSDADLSDADLSSTIVTNALFGGSLGLTEDMKRDLESRGAIFGDRPPVPVS; via the coding sequence ATGACAAATCCAAGCCTTGGCAGAAGAAAAAGTAAAATTACTATCACCGCCTCTCCAAAAGGTGTTAAGATAGCAGAAAACGCTTTGGTAAGGTTAGGATTTGATTCAAAAATTAACTTTGCAAAGTCTCAAATTATAGCTCCTAATACAGTTACAAAGTTTTTTCGATGTAAGCCAATTCAACCTGATTCCTTTAAAAGGATATGTGATGCGCTGAAATTGAATTGGCAAGAAATTTACGAGGGAATCGAAGAAGAATCGGAGCAGCTAGAAAGAATAGATTGCAGTAGCCCTGATATTAATGAGGGGGAGGAGCAAACGCAAATAATTCGCTGTCGATTTGTAATATGTAAATCCAATAAAACAACAATTAAGGGAGTTATAGAATTAGAAGGTGATATTAATTTAATTAACAATGATTTTCAAGCTGTTATTGAATCACTTTTACGAGAATCTTCAGGAGACACTGTAAAAATTGAGGATATTAAAGAAGGCAGCATCAAAATATTTATAAAAGGTTCTCAAGAGGATATAGAACGGCTTGTATCTCTCATCAATTCAGGAGAAATAACAACAATTAACGGTTTGCCTGTTAAAGATATTCAAGTTTTAAGCGAAAGTTCAGATGACGACAAAAGTACCGAGTCTGATAATAAATGGCATGCATCTATAAAAGATTATGAAGAGAATTTTATATCTCTCATCAACTCAGGAGAACTAACAACAAGTAGCGGTTTCCCTGATGAAGATATTCAAGTTTTATCTGATGATAAATGGCGTTTAGTACAGGAGATTGTTAGTGAGCCACGTGAAGAACGAAGATTGATCAATACTGACTTAAGTGATGCCGACCTGAGCGGTGCCTGCCTGAGGTATGCCTACCTAAGAAACGTTAACCTGAGCGATGCCGACCTGAGCGGTGCCGACCTAAGCGGTGCCTACCTAAGCCACGTTAACCTGAGCAATGCCGACCTGAGCGATGCCGACCTAAGCGGTGGCTATGTGGACTTCGTTGACTTCTCCGGTGCTGAGGTGAAGTATGTCAATCTTAATAACATGAAAAAGTTTTGCATACTTACTAGTGAAATTGCTGATAAACTCATGTTGGTGTCCGAAATTCTTGATAGACCATCTCGTGATCAAAGCTTAAGCGGTGTCGATCTGAGCTATACCAAACTAAGCGATGCCAACTTGAGCGGTGTCGATCTGAGAGATGCCGACCTGAGCGGTACCGACCTAAGACGTGCTTACCTATGCGGTGCCGACCTGAGCGGTGCCGACCTGAGCGATGCCGACCTGAGCGATGCCGACCTGAGTAGTACCATTGTCACGAATGCCTTATTTGGAGGAAGTTTAGGTCTTACAGAGGATATGAAGCGTGACCTAGAGAGTCGAGGGGCAATTTTTGGCGATCGCCCTCCGGTTCCAGTTTCTTAG
- a CDS encoding tyrosine-type recombinase/integrase: protein MKDFKFDGEIKIRSGKGRVDRTVYLSPGAIAIVNDWLEIRTLTPGALLCQVNKSGRVVQQRLTPQAVLFILQKRGLEAGIEHFSPHDMRRTFVSDLLTAGTDIATVQSLAGHSNPAITARYDRRGEEIKRVASAQLEILRR from the coding sequence TTGAAGGACTTTAAATTTGACGGTGAAATTAAAATCCGGTCAGGTAAGGGAAGAGTTGACAGGACAGTTTATTTATCACCGGGGGCGATCGCAATAGTTAATGACTGGCTAGAAATTAGAACTCTCACCCCTGGAGCGCTGCTGTGTCAAGTTAACAAGTCTGGTCGTGTAGTTCAGCAACGTCTTACACCCCAGGCGGTGTTATTTATCCTGCAAAAACGAGGGTTAGAAGCGGGAATAGAGCATTTTTCGCCTCATGATATGCGGCGTACATTCGTTTCAGACCTTTTAACAGCTGGTACAGATATTGCAACTGTGCAAAGTTTGGCCGGTCACTCAAACCCTGCCATAACTGCACGGTATGATCGACGTGGAGAGGAGATAAAGCGAGTTGCATCTGCACAATTGGAAATTTTGAGGCGTTAG
- a CDS encoding helix-turn-helix domain-containing protein encodes MGTEKPNYVKISKYGECIYRGNLNMGARLRVFLTREQDKTLLNLRTEDVPQKVKDRAEVIRLSAHGWYVEKIAVHLNWTPQTVREILHKWKRLGMEGLWELPGRGGKARWKEEDIVFLEECLKKEPRTYNSPQLAKKLESDRLIKLSPDRLRRVLKKRGSIGSGL; translated from the coding sequence ATGGGTACGGAAAAACCTAACTATGTAAAGATAAGTAAATACGGAGAATGTATCTACCGAGGTAACTTAAATATGGGCGCTCGTTTAAGGGTATTTCTAACTCGTGAGCAAGACAAAACTTTGCTGAATCTGAGAACAGAGGATGTACCACAGAAAGTTAAAGATCGAGCAGAAGTAATTAGGTTAAGCGCACATGGCTGGTATGTGGAAAAAATAGCTGTTCACTTAAATTGGACTCCACAGACAGTAAGAGAGATTTTGCATAAATGGAAAAGGCTTGGTATGGAAGGGCTTTGGGAGCTACCTGGTCGAGGGGGAAAAGCGAGGTGGAAAGAGGAGGACATAGTGTTTTTGGAAGAATGCCTGAAAAAAGAACCACGGACATACAATAGTCCTCAATTAGCTAAAAAATTAGAAAGCGATCGCTTAATTAAACTGAGTCCCGATAGATTAAGACGGGTACTCAAAAAAAGGGGGTCGATTGGAAGCGGACTTTGA
- a CDS encoding IS701 family transposase, with translation MRIITKPSTAKCNLQIYILFLLCEPRYVSCVHLAKIMENLSHDSINRFLLREDYTPKDLFIEVSPQIELEGGTVSVDDMVIDKLYSDKEKAELIDYFWSGKHKKVVKGINIVTLYYTDRNGISVPANYRIVNKNERKTKHDYFLEMLAEVEAWGLKPSVVTGDSWYASKDNLNILKDKALSGLFALEANRLVSLDDGVYVKIKSLDIPQDGLMVNLKKVGQVKIFRMVFKNEFRYYAMFVPNPEKISGLSWEDFQRIHDLHWEIEQYHRALKQVCNIERFQVRESSAIRTHIFCAIRGFVQLEFLRFQGQILNWYSLQRNLFTEVIRSFILDNLAAQFLDLNNLEKIASF, from the coding sequence ATGAGAATCATTACCAAGCCTTCCACAGCAAAATGTAATCTCCAGATTTACATCTTATTTTTACTATGTGAACCTAGGTATGTAAGCTGTGTTCATTTAGCAAAAATTATGGAAAACTTGTCTCATGACAGCATTAATCGTTTTCTTTTACGAGAGGACTATACTCCAAAAGATTTATTCATAGAAGTCTCCCCTCAAATTGAGCTTGAAGGAGGAACAGTTAGTGTAGATGATATGGTGATTGATAAGCTTTATAGTGACAAAGAGAAAGCAGAACTAATTGATTATTTTTGGTCAGGTAAACATAAAAAAGTAGTCAAGGGAATTAATATTGTTACCTTATATTATACTGATCGAAATGGAATATCAGTTCCTGCTAATTATCGGATTGTAAATAAAAATGAGAGGAAGACAAAACATGATTATTTTTTAGAAATGTTGGCAGAAGTTGAAGCTTGGGGACTAAAACCATCAGTAGTGACAGGAGACAGTTGGTATGCCTCTAAGGACAACCTCAATATCCTTAAAGACAAGGCATTGAGTGGTTTGTTTGCCCTGGAAGCTAATCGCCTGGTATCACTCGACGACGGGGTGTATGTCAAAATAAAAAGTTTAGATATTCCTCAAGATGGCTTAATGGTAAATCTCAAAAAAGTGGGGCAGGTTAAAATATTTAGAATGGTCTTCAAAAACGAATTCCGTTACTATGCTATGTTTGTTCCAAACCCTGAAAAAATATCGGGACTTAGCTGGGAAGATTTTCAAAGGATTCATGACCTACATTGGGAGATTGAGCAGTACCATAGAGCCTTGAAACAAGTGTGTAATATTGAACGGTTTCAAGTCCGGGAAAGTTCAGCAATTAGAACTCATATATTCTGTGCAATTCGCGGATTTGTCCAGTTAGAGTTTCTCAGATTTCAAGGTCAAATTCTCAATTGGTATTCGTTGCAAAGAAATTTATTTACTGAAGTCATCCGTTCTTTTATTCTTGATAATTTAGCGGCTCAATTCCTTGATCTGAACAACTTGGAGAAAATCGCTTCATTCTAA
- a CDS encoding IS701 family transposase: MVQPRPAAPTVKFVDEYCQWYKSLFSDVRSFEAFKYLHVGCVSDLKRKTLPEIAKIVGLDNQQGLHHFLTSSPWDIEKLRILRLELILQVLKGRPIILIIDETGDKKKGNKTDYVKRQYIGNLGKVENGIVAVTAYGVFCGMTFPLLFEVYKPRERLKPGDKYRTKPEIAAILMRKLESMGFNFNLVLADSLYGESGKNFITVLDEFKKNYIVAIRSNHSLKLLPRQHTQYLKWHKFKRVFSDLSSENRFIREIIHGKRSENRYWQITTDREKLPGNTTWYVMSRYPDLTPRDVGNFYGLRTWVEYGLKQSKNELGWADYRLTHYPDIERWWEIVCSSYLMVSLHSEQMQSSVPKSPSKLASHPWWNDKKGWKNILNNLRLIIQPFTLFNLIYPWLTVFPIPQLSLGFSKLQSIIGLTHCTKWLLCA; the protein is encoded by the coding sequence ATGGTACAGCCCCGTCCAGCCGCACCAACAGTCAAATTTGTGGACGAATATTGCCAGTGGTATAAAAGCCTGTTTTCAGATGTTAGGAGTTTCGAGGCTTTTAAATATCTCCATGTAGGCTGCGTTTCTGATCTAAAACGTAAAACATTGCCAGAAATAGCAAAAATTGTAGGATTGGATAACCAGCAAGGGTTGCATCATTTTTTAACATCATCACCTTGGGATATAGAAAAGTTAAGAATCTTGCGATTAGAGCTAATTTTACAAGTGCTAAAAGGCAGACCAATTATTCTAATTATTGATGAGACAGGAGATAAGAAGAAAGGGAATAAAACAGATTATGTGAAACGGCAGTATATAGGAAACTTGGGGAAAGTAGAGAATGGAATTGTGGCAGTGACAGCGTATGGTGTGTTCTGCGGGATGACTTTTCCACTACTGTTTGAAGTATATAAGCCTCGTGAAAGGTTAAAGCCAGGGGATAAGTATCGCACTAAACCTGAAATAGCGGCAATACTGATGAGAAAGCTAGAATCAATGGGTTTTAACTTTAACTTAGTACTGGCAGATAGTTTATATGGTGAAAGTGGTAAGAACTTCATAACTGTATTAGATGAATTCAAGAAAAACTATATAGTAGCAATTCGCTCAAACCATTCTTTAAAGCTACTTCCAAGACAACACACTCAATATTTGAAGTGGCATAAGTTTAAACGAGTATTTTCTGATCTGAGTAGTGAAAATAGGTTTATCAGAGAAATAATTCATGGTAAACGTAGTGAAAATAGGTACTGGCAGATTACCACAGATCGAGAGAAATTACCTGGTAACACTACTTGGTATGTGATGAGTAGATACCCAGACCTTACACCAAGAGATGTGGGAAACTTTTATGGTTTAAGAACTTGGGTTGAGTATGGGTTGAAGCAAAGCAAGAACGAATTAGGTTGGGCAGATTATCGGCTAACTCACTACCCGGATATTGAACGCTGGTGGGAGATTGTTTGTAGCAGCTATTTAATGGTTAGCCTCCACTCTGAACAAATGCAGTCTTCTGTGCCAAAATCTCCATCAAAGCTAGCTTCGCATCCCTGGTGGAACGATAAAAAAGGCTGGAAGAATATTCTTAACAATCTCCGTTTAATAATTCAACCTTTTACCTTATTTAACCTAATATATCCCTGGTTAACAGTTTTTCCTATTCCCCAATTGTCCTTGGGCTTTTCTAAACTTCAATCTATTATAGGACTTACGCACTGTACAAAATGGCTGTTATGTGCATAA
- a CDS encoding DUF5615 family PIN-like protein — MNILIDECIDRRLARQLSGHTVKTVPQMGWAGIPDGELLRLAEIEFDVFITVDRNLPFQQNLAVLDLAVLVLQAPSNRLADMSVLIPKILAIVDTAPKATATVVSE; from the coding sequence GTGAATATTTTGATTGACGAGTGTATTGACCGAAGACTGGCAAGGCAATTGTCTGGACATACCGTAAAAACGGTGCCGCAGATGGGTTGGGCTGGCATCCCCGATGGAGAACTCTTGCGTTTAGCCGAAATTGAGTTTGACGTTTTTATTACGGTGGATCGGAATCTGCCGTTTCAGCAAAATTTAGCAGTTCTAGATTTAGCTGTTTTGGTGTTGCAAGCGCCATCAAATCGATTAGCAGATATGAGCGTGCTGATTCCTAAAATTTTGGCAATTGTTGACACAGCACCAAAGGCTACAGCCACCGTGGTGAGTGAATAA
- a CDS encoding DUF433 domain-containing protein: protein MMSQSAIITASPDVMSGTPVFAGTRVPVQTLLDYLKAGESIDDFLDGFPTVKREQVIAFLEAAQAQIVKLVA, encoded by the coding sequence ATAATGAGTCAGTCAGCAATCATTACCGCATCGCCAGATGTGATGAGTGGTACGCCAGTCTTCGCAGGAACGCGAGTGCCTGTGCAAACCCTGCTGGATTATTTGAAGGCGGGAGAGTCCATTGATGATTTTCTAGACGGATTTCCCACAGTGAAGCGAGAACAGGTGATTGCTTTTCTGGAAGCCGCACAAGCGCAGATTGTGAAGCTGGTTGCATAG
- a CDS encoding ISL3 family transposase, with product MKFTVEQILNLPDMKVLDFQEIEGEEIIITIEKSVNYSTCPSCGQNTQSIHQNHWRMIHDLSWSKKPVLLKINRRQFKCHKCKKVFSEKLDFVDKSKGYTKRLATDIVQQVLNSNIHRVAERNGLSDEEVESMLKKQASQILNINLSQVKKLGIDEIALVKGQGNYLAVLVDLDTHKPIEIVQSRRIEDIREVIAGWGFEVLNQIEEVSIDLWSPYKSLVEDLMPNANITADRFHVMKQVNDELDRMRKTEKKAAMSLEDKSEKSRQLEALNKSKYSLIKNEDSLNEKQKSKLNSVLEVSPTLAKMHALKEQFRQIFETTKSWGDSITQLLDWMYDARSYFPKSLGTMVRWFGEIVGYFDGRTTSGTVEGINNKLKLIKRLGYGFRNFSNFRLRSLLNWHFSINSP from the coding sequence ATGAAATTTACTGTAGAGCAAATCCTGAATCTGCCCGATATGAAAGTATTAGATTTTCAAGAAATTGAAGGGGAAGAAATAATTATAACGATAGAAAAAAGCGTCAACTATTCGACTTGCCCATCTTGTGGGCAAAATACTCAGAGTATACATCAAAATCATTGGCGGATGATTCATGATTTATCTTGGAGTAAAAAGCCAGTACTCTTAAAAATAAATCGTCGCCAGTTCAAATGTCATAAATGTAAAAAAGTCTTTAGTGAGAAATTAGATTTTGTAGATAAAAGTAAAGGATATACAAAAAGATTAGCAACAGACATAGTACAACAAGTATTAAATAGTAACATTCATAGGGTTGCCGAAAGGAATGGATTGAGTGATGAAGAAGTAGAATCAATGTTAAAAAAGCAAGCTTCACAAATATTAAATATTAATCTAAGCCAGGTAAAAAAGTTAGGTATAGATGAAATAGCTTTAGTTAAAGGTCAAGGAAACTACTTAGCAGTATTAGTGGATTTAGATACTCATAAGCCAATTGAAATAGTGCAATCACGACGAATAGAAGATATCCGTGAAGTAATTGCTGGCTGGGGATTTGAAGTACTTAATCAAATAGAAGAAGTGAGTATTGATCTCTGGTCGCCTTATAAAAGCTTAGTAGAAGATTTAATGCCAAATGCTAACATAACTGCTGACAGGTTTCATGTGATGAAACAAGTAAATGATGAATTAGATAGGATGCGTAAAACTGAGAAGAAAGCAGCAATGTCGTTAGAAGATAAATCCGAAAAATCTCGCCAACTAGAGGCATTAAATAAAAGCAAATATAGTTTAATTAAAAATGAAGATTCTTTAAACGAAAAGCAAAAATCAAAATTAAACTCCGTGTTAGAGGTGTCGCCGACTCTGGCTAAAATGCACGCACTTAAAGAACAATTCCGCCAGATATTTGAAACCACTAAATCTTGGGGAGATAGCATAACACAATTATTAGATTGGATGTATGATGCACGTTCATACTTTCCGAAAAGTCTAGGGACAATGGTGAGATGGTTTGGGGAAATAGTCGGTTATTTTGATGGCAGAACTACCAGTGGTACTGTAGAAGGAATTAATAATAAACTCAAGTTAATTAAAAGACTTGGGTATGGCTTTCGTAATTTTAGCAATTTTCGATTACGCAGTTTATTAAACTGGCACTTTTCTATTAATTCTCCATAA
- a CDS encoding helix-turn-helix domain-containing protein: protein MPVSYSGDLRRRVIKAWEAKEGSQRQLAERFKVSLSFVRNLLRHYRQDGQIEAKRRGGYQKPTIQTEHLSWLQSLVEEKNDLLLRELCARYQEKTGIRVSIPTMHRAIEKLSLRCKKKVFMPASKIRPECKS from the coding sequence ATGCCAGTATCTTATTCAGGTGATTTGCGTCGTCGTGTGATTAAAGCATGGGAAGCAAAGGAAGGGTCTCAACGTCAATTGGCTGAAAGATTCAAGGTCAGCTTGTCATTTGTGCGAAATCTGTTGCGTCATTATCGTCAAGATGGACAAATTGAAGCGAAACGACGTGGAGGATACCAAAAGCCAACAATTCAAACCGAGCATCTGAGCTGGCTCCAATCTCTGGTTGAGGAGAAAAATGATTTGTTGTTGAGAGAATTATGCGCTCGCTATCAAGAAAAGACAGGGATTAGGGTGAGTATTCCGACAATGCATCGTGCGATAGAAAAATTAAGCTTACGCTGTAAAAAAAAAGTCTTTATGCCAGCGAGCAAGATACGCCCAGAGTGCAAGAGTTAA
- a CDS encoding IS630 family transposase codes for MQELRHDYRRWLDQIDVKNLIFVDEAGINLSMSHLFARAVDGERAVGSIPKSKSGNVSLIGALNIDGLIASMTVPGSTNTEVFLTYVTQVLLPQLWKGAIVVMDNLKVHHAERVRIAIESVGAKVKFLPPYSPDLSPIELCWSKLKQFLRSCEARTPDSLDQAMALAVNYITEDDAFGWFNHCGLFT; via the coding sequence GTGCAAGAGTTAAGACATGACTATCGGCGTTGGTTAGATCAGATTGATGTTAAAAATTTAATATTTGTCGATGAAGCGGGAATAAATTTGTCAATGTCGCACTTGTTCGCCAGAGCCGTTGATGGCGAACGAGCCGTGGGTAGTATCCCAAAAAGCAAGAGTGGCAACGTTTCTTTGATTGGGGCTTTAAACATTGATGGACTGATTGCCTCGATGACTGTACCAGGAAGTACAAATACTGAGGTATTTCTTACTTATGTGACCCAGGTCTTACTGCCTCAGCTATGGAAAGGGGCAATTGTGGTCATGGATAACCTTAAAGTTCATCATGCCGAGCGTGTCAGAATTGCCATCGAGTCCGTCGGTGCAAAAGTCAAGTTTTTGCCGCCTTATTCTCCTGATTTATCACCTATTGAGCTTTGTTGGTCGAAACTGAAGCAATTCCTTCGTTCCTGTGAGGCACGTACTCCTGATTCACTCGACCAAGCGATGGCTCTTGCTGTAAATTACATTACCGAAGATGATGCCTTCGGTTGGTTTAACCACTGTGGTCTATTTACCTGA